The genomic DNA ttttccaccataatttgcaaataataaattaataaaaaatcctacaatatgattttatggattttttttctcattttgtctatcatatttgaagtgtacctatgatgaaaattacaggcctctctcatcttctctcatctaagtgggagaaattgcacaattggtggctgactaaatacttttttgccccactgtattaaaTTCCTCATTGATTTGGTTCAAACTGGTTTGCAATGTGTTTTGTGATTTGAGCATCATCTCTATAGTGTTCTTATCCTGTGGTTTTGCAGGCCACTAAAAGCTTTGACAAGTTGCTATGCAGCAACCAGGCATTGCGTGATGAGATTGACCACCTGCGGCGCCAGAGGTGCTCCTTCGCCCTTATGTACCAGCGTCTGAGCAGAGAGCTACTGTCCCAGCACAATGTCATGGAAGACCTTGTGGAGAAGTCTGTCCTTGCCTACGACCAGCGGTCAGAACCACAAAcactatgtctgtgtgtgtgtttgtatgtggtgTGGAGAAGTCTGTTCTTCTTGCGCTCTCCCAGCTTAGAAATGTGGGCTGTGTTTGTGTTCTAGGTCCGAGGCCCTGGCCCGCATGCTAGCTGTGAGGGAGCGTAGCAAGAAGGACACGTCTCTCTGCCACACTGAGATGACTGAGCTGAAGAGGGTCATCGACCACGAGATCAAACTCCGCAGCTTCATGGTCCAAAAGTCCAAGGAGAGCGTCCCCATAGGCGAGGACGAAGAGGCCAAAAAGAGAAGTATGTTTTAGAATCACGCTTAACATTATACATCCTACAGTTGTTCATCGAATGGTTTCTTGTTTAGCCTAGAGGCTAGAGGCCTTTCTCGAGCTTCATCAACCTTCTTGCTTCATGGCAGTGTTTTGTCATTGGTGCAGGGGCCGAGCAGGCTCAGCGTGATCGAATGGGAGGAGAGAGTCTGGAGACCTACCAGGCGGTGCACCGGCTGCTCGTGGAGGTGAGCGGCAACAGCGACCTGCGTCAGCTCGGCAGGACGTTTGTGGAGAACGAGGAGAAGGGCTTTGCTTACTTCAACTACATCAACGAGCTGAACAACAATAGCACCATGCTGAAGGACCGCATCAACAAGCTCAAGGTCAGggtccacacacatacacggcatgcacgcacgcatgcacacacacaaacacaggatgGGAGTTCATGTGCTGTAAGCTTGTAAAACTAGACAACTTATAAACCTAGACAAGGTTATATGACTGTGTTCTGCTACTATCTCCCCCACAGACTGAGATCCTGCACTTTGAGCTGGAGAACAAGCAGTATGATCAACAGTGGCAGGGCCAGCTCAAGGAACTGGAAGTAAGGTTTTCGTTTTTAGGAAGTTTTAGTTGAACTTTGCACAACTTTTCACTGCTCTAATGTGTCTGCTGGTGCATCCTTGTGCATTTTTTTGTCTGACCATGCCAGTCAGTTTCTCTCCCCTATATCAATCTGTGTTCCCCTTCATCTTTTGACTTTGATGTTTTGTCTCTGGTCCCTCTCAGAGAGAGCTGGAGCAGCATCGTGGCCGGGCCAATAATTTGGAGAGCCAGTACACTGTGGTTCTGAAGTTTTTGGACCAGCATAAGACGGCCATCGCCCACCTGTTTAACAAGATGAAGTGTAACCCTGCTTCTATCATTGGCAAGCTGGGCTGCAGCGCTCAGGTCACTGATGACAACGTCACCCAGTTTATCGGTAGGTGGACATTGTTGgacaacccctctctctcgcagCCTGTTGGCAATGCTAACGCTCTCAAAAGAACAAAGATTTTAACGGATTCCAAAGAAAAATTCACACACAAGATATTACCAATTTACTATGCCATTTGTAAATAAATACCTGGTAATTTCTGTACCATCAAATAAAGTGTATCCAAATTGGCAGTACAGTGTATGTAACACTCACACAGTATCTCACACAGGCAAAGCAAAAGTGGAACTCACCAGACTTCTAGAATGAGCGACACATACTCACCACTAGACACTGACTCATCCCGTCTCATTCCGTCCTGTCCTCTGCATCACCACAGGTATCCTGGAGGAGGAGATGCACCAGCTGTTGATGTTCCTGTCCCAGTGCAGCTACAAGGAGGCCGAGGAGATGGAGCTGCCCCCTCAGAACCTCCTGCTGGTCAGCTGCAACCTGCTGCCCGCCGTGATCTCCTCTGCTACAGAGGCACCCTCCTTCGACAACAGCACCACTGAAGCACTACTGGGCCTGGGTCAGTACTGGTACAGTAGAGCctgcaccccaaatggcaccatattccctatattgtaCTATGTTGtgctgttgccatgttgtgttgctgccattctgtggtgttgtcttaggtctctttatgtagtgttgtgttttcTCCTACATTtctatttttaatcccagcccccgtacACCCAGGAGACCTTTTACCTcttgttaggccgtcattgtaaataagaatttgtactcaattgatttgcctagttaaataaataaacaatacagcatagtgcattacttttccCAGGGCCGATGCATTACTTTTCCCAGGGCCGATGcattactttgaccagggccgatGTAGTGAATAGGTTTCCCTTTGGGAAACAGCTTTTAATAAACTGAAGGCAGTATAACAACCTGTTGACAgtgtaaataataatataatatgtatatatgtaATATCAGGTAACATTTTCCTTAAAGTCAACACTAATCGCAAGTGACTTTTAGTACTTCAAGtggagtgtgtctgtgttggagtgtgtcggCGTTGGAGTGTGTCGGTGTTGGAGTGTGTCGGTGTTGTGCTCCATTAACTTTGTGTGTGGTGTGCCTTACAGGCAGCGAGCAGCCTCTGGACTTCCAGACCCTGCGTGAGCGGGTGCTGCCCCGGGTGATGCATACTGAACAGGGTAAGGTGCCCAAGGCCCCATCTGCCCCCCTAAGAGGAAAGAAGAAGGTGGGCTTCAACCCCAAGTCTGCCTGAGCAGGAGCCTCTGACGCTCACAAGACATGGTGCTCACATACTGCGTTGTTTTAATGTCAAAGAAACCATTACAGCATTTAGCTTTAGTCCTTGGTCTCAGTAATCTGTTCATTGTTCAATGTGTCCTttgccccccacccccaccactgCTTTTGAACAGGTTTGTTCTCATTGTTGGAGGAAATAACACAGCTCATCTAGGCCCTTATCCCTAGTCTCCCACCCCAGGAAAGATACTTAGTTTTGGGCAATGAAATAACAAATGATGGGTGGCTCAGGGCTTTGCACCTCTGCGTCAAGGTCTCTCAGCATGGCCAGGCACCACCTCAGTGGAGTAACAACAGGCTTTACGGGGATCACTGGCTGACAGCTTAGTGTCTGCCCTGCCTTTGGGATGCATCATGCGGTGTAACGTTACCCCGTAACCTCGTGACATGCACTAAAATAAACACTGGGGCtttgtctttccaaaccaaaccCCATGTTTTGATGGAGAGTGTTAGGCCCCTCTGTACCTTGAAGACCTGTGTGATGCCAGAAGACGGCTATCTCTGCTACATCACTGGCTCTCATTGCGCCTCTCTAAATACAGAAGGATACATGCTCTTAGTCTTAGGGGATCCATAATGCTCTCAGCTGCTGGGCAGGACTGCTACCAAAACAAAACTAAAACCCTGAATCAGTTTACAAACCAATAGAAAAGCTCTCCCTCACTGAACAGATCATTTGAACCTCACAAACTCTCCTCGTGGGCTGTTTGTGCGTAAGCAGCATTCTCCTAATACTATTTTCAACCCATACTGATGTCATTAACCCCTGTTGTAAACTCCTGCTAGTGATGAAACCTTACAGATTAAAAGGTATTGATTTTGTGTATTACTTATTTACAACACAGTGTGGTGCAACAGTTATGTGATCAACTTGAGCAAAATAATTGAGGGAAGCACACACCCATTGATGCATAGACTGGATTTGTTGAGTTGATACAGAATTTCACTTAAGATGACATTCGTTCCAATATGTCATCAGTCATTCAAGTAAATAAAGGACATTGAATATATATTATGCTCTCTAAGGGGAAGCTTCAAATTAAACATTTATTGTCATGAGGTGCAAGAAGTAACAAACTGAGGATCTCTCAACAAAAGTTATTTATTGAAAAGTGATCAGATTGTAAAAAAGCTATTGAATATGGATTCCACCGTTTGTCTGACAGACCATTTACACACATCTGGCTTGGTAGTTTGCTTAACCACTGTCAATGACGAGAAAACACAAGCAGATGCATCACAGGTGGCCAGTTTAAAAGTGTCTTGAGCCTTTTGTAGACGGTAAAGGCCAGTGAGTTTCCCTCTGGTTCTTTCCCTCCTCTTCCACTGTGGGGCTGCAGGTGGTGGGGGCTCTAGCTATGGCCTCTTGGTATAGGTGACCTGAGAGGGGAAGTGTGACTGACAGACAAAGGAGCCAGTGAATTATTCCGGGGTGGTCTACATCACCTGATCTGAGGATGTAAGTGGGCGGGACAAGCACAAAGGACCGTGGGTGGAGCCTGGAGATGATAGATGACAGCTGACAGGTGTTTTCATGATAGAAATAGAAGCTCTAGAGTCTCCAGTCAAGAGCTTCTATTTCTGTCACTAACAGACACGCTATAGGAGCAGTGAGTTAGTTAGTTACTCCTGGTCCTTCTCTTCTCCATGTATGATGATGTGGACAAGATTTTTGTAGTCTAGATTTCCTGCCACATCTGGTGGGATGCTGCAAACATTTGCTCCATCTAAGAAAACAATCTAGATGAATTAGTGACTCAATCACTGACACATCATACACGTCACAACAGATTCTAAGCAACACACAACATATTCATATATGAACTGTGTTGTTACCGATTATGAGTTTAATGACAATTGTTTGTCTGCTGTTGATAGATAGTCTTACGTACAAGGGGTCcagggcttgtgtgtgtgtgtgtgtgtatatatacagtatatggctTAGTGTGTTTAGGGTATGTTGATTGGGCTCGAACCTCTTCAGGAGAAAATCTGTCCGCTTGTGTCGTCAGTATCTCGGTCACACTGAAGAGGAGCAAGAACAATGTGTTTAGGATTACATTAACCTATAATCTATTAGacctgtttacacacacacacagggtactCACGAGTCCTTCCTCAGGACCCGTTTTCCTTCAGGATCAAATACTTTAAATGCGTTGAGGATAGTTTCCTCTGGATCAGCGCCTACACCGAGAACACCTCTAATTAGAAAGAAGTCGATGGGAGGCAGACATTTGGATAACACAGACAGTAGTTACAATACAGAAATAAGGAAGGACAATGTCAAATTACGATTCAGGCAACTCATTTTGTAAACTTTTGGGAGAAAGTGACATTCAGTACTGTTGCAAAATGTAGTAGGACGTTTTAACAACTGAACACATCCCTTGTTTGCACACCTCACCTTTTAGCTTCTCTCCAAACATGGTGAAGTTGACTGGGCCCAACGCTTCTTTCAGCATCTCATCTATCTCCTTTTGCTTCACGTTGAGACGGCCTGTTACATGGACATGGGTCAGTACCATTTCTTTCATTAGGCCAAGTCgttattgtaaatgagaacaagttctcactgACCTACCTGATCAAATAGATAAATGATAGAATAGATCTTCAACACACCCAGTGCAGCAAAGGTGTCCCTCAAGTCGCTTTTGTCAATGAATCCTTCTCGGTTTTGGTCTATGATGGTGAATGCCTGTCAACATGGGTTAACATTTAATGGGAGACTCGAGAGAAAGACTCATACCAGTAACTAgaatttgtctgtgtgtgtatgtgttgggaGGAGAGTGACGGTAAATCCCATGGGCTACAGATGGAACCACTCTGCATATCAAATCAGTCTATGTGCCGGAGTTTAGTGGTAACACTGCCAACTTTGGCCCACACGTTATCCCCATTCCAGAATACTGGGTTCTCCTCCCTTACTGTTCTCCCTTTTTCTTTCCAACTATCTAAATAAATATCAAAtatgggaaagagaggagggatttGTCTATAAATCTTTGTCATAACAATCCTATGGATGCTTTCTGGAACATGGATCCCTGGACATTTTTCCTAAGCCTTTATTCTTAGTTGCTGTATTTATATGATGTTACTCTCCAGGGTTTAAGAGTGGCATCCAGGCCAGGGCATGCTTTCCATTCTATCCTCAGCCATGGCTAATCACTGATGACAGGGCCTGAATGCCTGGCAGGGATTGAAAGAGCAAAACCGCTCATACCACACGCCTGGTTAATGccaggggcagagagacaggtgGACAATGGACAGAGGGACAGGTAAACCTACAGGCTAACAGATGTTGGGTTCACGCTATAGGGCCAAGCTGGCCTGGTTACAAATCCACCATCGTTGTTGGAACTGTACTGGAAAGGACAATATGGAAATAAAATGTCTGCAAGCAGAGTACCGGTCGGGTTGGCCCTATACTGTGAATCAGGTAGTACAGTAGGGGCAGAATGGGTTATGCACTAGAACCCAGACAGAAAGGGATATCCTTACCTCGTTGAACACCTGGATTTGAGACTGCTCAAAGATAGAAAATACATTAGAGTTGGCTCCCTCTGCGGACTTcttctttgccttcttgggtacctTCGGCGGGAGGTGGAAAAGGAGTAGATCCATGAAGGCTGGTGGGTTGATCTACCCTGAATTAAATTAATGCTAGCGCCAGTTAGAGACATATATTAAGAGAGTTCGGCCAATGTGGTTTctgcattatgatgcatttacattttgacactacaacattctacgGCAGCCATGTTAGTTCTCCATTAACATTACAATGGGGAATATTTAAACAATGTTGTGTAACTGAATGTCTGGAATTAGAACAATATTCCAAAAGTTGGCCTCACTCTCTAAATATATGTCTCTGGCGCCAGAGTTACTTAGGACACAACTATTGAGATAACAGTTTTTGACAGGACCACCCCTGAACTAACTAAATGCTATGAATTAAGGGGTTATCCTGCCCAACGTAAAATACATAACACTTTAGCATTGTATTACTTAAACATATAGGATGGAATACTAAACATACACTATGTATGTGTTAATCATGTTCCATCTGTTAGAATCTAACACACTATAAACGACAATGAGAATCATTTTTAAGAAAATGTTTCAGTATATTAACTATGtcaaaactgaaatatcttcATGGAAATCTCCAGATGGACAGACAAATGTTGTTCTTCGCAATGCAGTTTGTTAATTTCTTCCAGTTTCATATTCAGTATTCATCCTGAGCAGAACATGACATCGGACATCAAATAtctctatcaaatcaaaaaatCTATCAACATTTGTCTGTTTGATCTCTCACACTCAACTATGTCAAAGGGGTGGGGGTAGAGGCAAGGGAATGTGATACTCCGTTGCATCCTTAGAGTAGACaaatgtagagagagatagacagtatATCATTAGTTTGGTGGTTAGCTTGAAGAACAGCTCGATAGACTCtcttattgactctcctgcgtatcccgtggtgctgggcctaccctggttagcttatcataaccccactgtttcttggccacagagggctctcatgGGGTGGTCGCAAGAGTGCttaggtaggtgtttaggggtttccgttggtgctactacggtggaaagtccagaccaggtctccaccgtgcgcattcccccagaatatgccgatttggctctcgccttctgtaggCGACtcgaaggcgactcaattaccaccccactGCACTtcccagtgtatcccctctcacaggcggagacggtggctatggagacatatcccggtacattcggtcctccatttcacccgtctcctcgagtttgtttttttgtgaagaaggatggaggtctgtgcccgtgcattgattattgaggtctaaatcaaatcatggtgaggtacagttacccgctacctcttatcgccatggcgattgagtcaatgcacggggcgcgcttcttcactaaactggatctcaggagtgcgtacaacctggtgcgtatcagAGTGGGAGACGAGTagaagacggcatttagtaccacctcagggcattatgagtacctcgtcatgccatacgggttgatgaatgctccatcagtctttcaatcctttgtagacaagattttcagggacctgcacgggcagggtgtagtggtgtatatcgattacattctgatatactccgctacacacgCCGAgtatgtgtccctggtgcgcaaatTGCTTGGTAGCCTGTTGGAGCATggcctgtacgtcaaggctgagaaatgcctgttcttccaacagtccgtctccttcctagggcatcaCATTTCCACgtcaggagtggagatggagagtgaccgtaTTGCAGCCgtgtgtaattggccgactcccatcACCATGAAGGAGGTGCAGcgattcttagggtttgccaactaggggttttggtcaggtagctgctcccattacctcactgctgaaggggggcccggtgtgcttgcagtggtcagctgaggcggACGGGGATTTTAGCCACTTGAAGGctttgtttacctcggctcctgtgttggcccatccggatccctctttggcgttcatagtggaggtggacgcttccgaggctgggataggagctgtgctctctcagcgcttgGGTACGCCACTGAAACTttgcccctgtgctttcttctctaagaagctcagcccggcggagcgaaactatgatgtgggggaccgggagctgttggctgtcgttaaggctttgaaggtgtggagacattggcttgagggggctaaacaccatttctcatctggactgaccaccgcaatctggagtacatccgggcggcgaggagaaTGAATCCTCGCCGGGCAAGGTGgaccatgtttttcacccgttttgtgtttaccctctcttacagaccaggctcccagaacgttaaggcagacgcactgtcccggctgtatgacacagaggagcgttccatggatcccactcccatactcccagtcTCTTGTTTGGTGGCgccagtagtgtgggagctggacgcggacataaAGCGGGCGTGCAGAGCCCGTtccccctcagtgtccagctgggcgtctgtacgttccgtctgctgtccgcaatcggctgatctattgggctcacacgtcaccctcctctggtcatcctgggatcggtcggaCGGTACGCTGTCTTAgtgggaggtactggtggcccactttagctaagaacgtgagggtttatgtttcctcctgctcagtgtgcgcccAATGCAAGGCTCTCAGACACAagcccagaggtaagttacaacccttacccattccacaacggccgtggtcgcacctgtcagtggattttataatcaatcttccaccttcacagggtaacaccacgatcctggatcgttgtggatcgtttttctgtcgtctcctccctttgccacTTCTCCCTACAGCACAACAAACTGCGGAGGACCTGTTTACACacatcttccggcactacggggggcccgaggatatagtgtctgatcgtgATCCCCAATTTACGTGAAGGGTCTgtaaggcgttcatggaacgtctgggggtctcagtcagccttacctcaggttttcaccccgagagtaacgggcaggtagagagagttaaccaggatgtgggtaggtttctgaggtcttattgccaggaccggccggggagGGGGCGGAGTTCATGCCCTGCGCAgggatggcccagaactcgctccgccactcctccactagcTTTTCTCCATttcagtgtgtattggggtatcagccggttctggcaccttggcatcagTCAGACAGGCTCCTCCGCCCACATCCACCTTCACTGTCatgacttctaccgaagtcgatgcttctccttgttcgggcggtgctcggtggtcgacgtcaccggtcttctagccatcattgatccatgtttaattttccattggttttgtcttgtcttcctacacacctggttccaatcccattaatttactgttgtgtatttaaccctctgtttcccctcatgtccttgtcagagattgtttattgttaaGCTCATGTTTTATGGATTGGTGTTCTTGTACCCACGTTTATTTTATTACAGTACCCCTAGAAAGCATGGCCGACCCCCCTAGCTCTCCTACTTTACTTTAAAAGTGCTGCTGACTGCCCGAGTGTGAGTGATGATGCCTCAATCCCCATATTGGGAGGGTAGACAAAACTTGAGGAACTAAAAACCAGCTGTTGAGTCGTCGTGGTTTTAACAGTGGCATAGCCCAAATTACCCAGCCAGCTACACACTTTTCACACTATTGTGCAGACCTGAACTGTACTGGATcttcttcacaatgtcctttccAATATAGTTCCAGCAACAATGGTGGATGCGTAACCAGGCCAGCGCAGTACAGCTCAGCTCTGTGAAAAAGGTTTTTAGCAGCTAATATGCTATCTTCCTCTAGTAGGGTACTACTGCTACCTCTATTCTCCTGGATGAGTTGGATGTGTGCCTATGCCCTGCCATTGATGTTTGTGTTTGTCCAAGGCCAATAAAACAATCATTTAAAAGATGAAAGGGAGTGTGGGCTTATGATAGCTTATTAAGCCATTATTTATTGCCCTGCTGCTGTCAGAGGAGTTTGTCTGGCAGGCTGGGTTAATGATGGAGCAAGCCCAGTCACTTCTCTTCCATGCTTCTGTACATATCACCCACTTACAGTGCACTCCATTTACTCAAACTGTCACCTTTAACTGAGAGGAGACCAGGAAAGGAAGCTGTTCAAAATAATTTGCACCCAGAGTTCCACGTTCCAAACTCAGCAGAAGAACATTAGCTAGGTTCCACATACTCAACTAGGACCCTGGTGACACAGAGAACAGCACCTTAAAATGTGCTAATTATATTTAGAGTTCACAAGTTACCCAATACAAGTCCTGTCATGTCATGCTGGCAAGGGAAACTGCTAAAGTGCCAATCAGTGAATAGGAGGGTACGGGCAGGGAGATGAACTCCCAACAGTGTCTGGGGAGGGGCAGATCTATATTAAGGTCCTGAGTCTGACATGCTAAAAGCCTTCTTCACTTCGTCATTGCCATCCTTATCACGTTCAGCCAGGTGTTTAACAACTAGTCAGTGCCTCAATGTCATATGTCACATCATCTCTGTCTCTTCACAGCATGGGAAGGAATCTCTAGTAACTTCTATGAGGTTGAAAAGTCACATCTTTATTACAGCTGTCTGCATCTAAACATTAAAGATACATGTATGAAGAGTTTGTCTGCCACTCACTCACCCAGAACAATTGTTCCTGGGCAGGCAGCTGTCTTGCTCCTCACAGTTATTCCCAGTTTAATGACAGAAATAGCTGCTGCTGCTCTGCATGCCAGTGGTTGTAGAATGGGATGGCATTGTCACAGTGGGGCTGGGGCTGTTAGTGAATTAGCAGGCTAGTGGGAGCATCAGACTACTATAAATACCCAATGTGCATTGTTATCCCAACACTCTGGACATGgataagtcacacacacacacacacacacattatatttatttctctgtctctcacacccaaTTCTACATCAGACACACAGGATAAGTGCCACAGTCTGGTGTAGCGGTCTAACCTCTCGACCACATATGTCCCCTCGGTGACAGAGGTTTCAGCCCTCGCTCAGTCGACTACCTGTGCCCTTAACCACTTTCTGTACCCCTCTCTATATATCCGTCTCCCCATCTGCAGGTACTTACATCTGTCCCATCAAAAACAagaaaagtttacatacaccttagccaaatacatttaaactcagtttttcacaactcctaacaacatttaatcctagtaaaaattccctgtcttaggtcagttaggatcaccactttattttaagaatgtcaattgtcagaataatagta from Oncorhynchus clarkii lewisi isolate Uvic-CL-2024 chromosome 7, UVic_Ocla_1.0, whole genome shotgun sequence includes the following:
- the LOC139413663 gene encoding coiled-coil domain-containing protein 63-like, whose translation is MPLKKTKKTDNLHEQHQRLLVDNDSYLVAIRKQKEHLASLDTKMKEMQTKLLQRKKEMGGRIRSLKRPLHQRKHIRIMEVRVNQATKSFDKLLCSNQALRDEIDHLRRQRCSFALMYQRLSRELLSQHNVMEDLVEKSVLAYDQRSEALARMLAVRERSKKDTSLCHTEMTELKRVIDHEIKLRSFMVQKSKESVPIGEDEEAKKRRAEQAQRDRMGGESLETYQAVHRLLVEVSGNSDLRQLGRTFVENEEKGFAYFNYINELNNNSTMLKDRINKLKTEILHFELENKQYDQQWQGQLKELERELEQHRGRANNLESQYTVVLKFLDQHKTAIAHLFNKMKCNPASIIGKLGCSAQVTDDNVTQFIGILEEEMHQLLMFLSQCSYKEAEEMELPPQNLLLVSCNLLPAVISSATEAPSFDNSTTEALLGLGSEQPLDFQTLRERVLPRVMHTEQGKVPKAPSAPLRGKKKVGFNPKSA